From one Streptomyces sp. ICC1 genomic stretch:
- a CDS encoding YdbC family protein has product MLVKWIRCTVTDRRGFERGQRKWAGLPGEPGFRGQGGGWSRGRQGVAHVFAFWESRSFYDSFMARSHDRLAASQNGTYTDARVTLFDHRFDVKTGFEPRFTDADVVRVAHTRVREGRVDHFALMQEKVWNPAMAGSPGMVRGLFGEAPGREFLVLSMWHAAAEHGKYRQERVERLSLRAQIQADVEALTGDVVDLEPSWTV; this is encoded by the coding sequence GTGCTGGTCAAGTGGATTCGCTGCACGGTGACGGACCGACGCGGGTTCGAGCGCGGGCAGCGCAAATGGGCGGGGCTGCCTGGCGAACCCGGATTCCGGGGACAGGGCGGCGGCTGGAGCCGGGGCCGGCAGGGGGTGGCGCATGTTTTCGCGTTCTGGGAGAGCCGCTCCTTCTACGACTCCTTCATGGCCCGCTCGCACGACAGGCTGGCCGCTTCCCAGAACGGCACCTACACCGACGCGCGGGTCACGCTCTTCGACCACCGCTTCGATGTGAAGACGGGCTTCGAGCCCCGCTTCACCGACGCCGACGTCGTCCGGGTCGCCCACACACGGGTGCGCGAGGGCCGGGTCGACCACTTCGCCCTCATGCAGGAGAAGGTGTGGAACCCGGCCATGGCAGGCTCGCCCGGCATGGTCCGGGGCCTCTTCGGCGAGGCTCCCGGCCGGGAGTTCCTGGTGCTGTCGATGTGGCACGCGGCGGCCGAGCACGGCAAGTACCGCCAGGAGCGCGTGGAGCGGCTCTCCCTGCGCGCCCAGATCCAGGCCGACGTGGAGGCCCTCACGGGAGACGTCGTCGACCTCGAGCCCTCCTGGACGGTCTGA
- a CDS encoding DUF1152 domain-containing protein — protein sequence MTALHTTPIFDRLAPCERILVAGAGGGFDIYSGLPIALSLLHQGKEVYLANLSFSALAGLPLDHWVAPDLAAVTPLSAPHQPYFPERTLARWLKIHGYPSTVYAFPQVGVQPLRAAYRTLIDLHRIDAVVLVDGGTDILMRGDEAGLGTPEEDLASVAALAALDDVAERLVVSVGFGVDAYHGVNHALVLENIAALERDGAYLGAFSISRATREGALYLDAVAHAQDHTPERPSIVNGSIAAAVRGSFGDVRFTDRTRGGELFVNPLMSLCFTFELTGLAARCLYLDRIEETHLMRQVSSQIAIFRDEITTRPARTFPH from the coding sequence ATGACGGCCCTGCACACCACCCCTATCTTCGACCGCTTGGCCCCGTGCGAACGGATCCTCGTCGCCGGCGCCGGCGGCGGCTTCGACATCTACTCCGGGCTCCCCATCGCCCTCTCCCTCCTGCACCAGGGCAAGGAGGTGTACCTGGCCAACCTCTCCTTCAGCGCGCTCGCCGGCCTCCCGCTCGACCACTGGGTGGCCCCCGACCTCGCCGCCGTCACCCCGCTCTCCGCGCCGCACCAGCCGTACTTCCCGGAGCGGACCTTGGCCCGGTGGCTGAAGATCCACGGATACCCGTCCACGGTGTACGCCTTCCCCCAGGTCGGCGTGCAGCCCCTGCGGGCCGCCTACCGGACGCTGATCGACCTGCACCGCATCGACGCGGTGGTCCTGGTCGACGGGGGCACCGACATCCTGATGCGCGGCGACGAGGCGGGCCTCGGCACGCCCGAGGAGGACCTGGCCAGCGTGGCGGCGCTGGCCGCGCTGGACGACGTGGCCGAGCGCCTGGTCGTCTCGGTCGGCTTCGGCGTGGACGCGTACCACGGGGTGAACCACGCGCTGGTACTGGAGAACATCGCGGCGCTGGAGCGGGACGGCGCGTACCTCGGCGCGTTCTCGATATCCCGCGCCACCCGGGAGGGCGCGCTGTACCTCGACGCCGTGGCCCACGCGCAGGACCACACCCCGGAGCGCCCGAGCATCGTGAACGGCTCGATCGCCGCGGCCGTCCGCGGCTCCTTCGGGGACGTCCGCTTCACCGACCGGACCCGGGGCGGCGAGCTCTTCGTGAACCCGTTGATGTCGCTCTGCTTCACCTTCGAACTGACCGGCCTGGCCGCCCGCTGCCTCTACCTCGACCGGATCGAGGAAACCCACCTGATGCGCCAGGTGAGCTCGCAGATCGCGATCTTCCGTGACGAGATCACCACCCGGCCGGCCCGGACCTTCCCGCACTGA
- a CDS encoding histidine phosphatase family protein, with translation MVRPRRIVLVRHGESEGNADDTVYEREPDHALRLTRAGREQAAEAGVRLRELFGGEHVSAYVSPYRRTLQTFRELRLDPARVRMREEPRLREQDWGNWQEREDVRLQKAYRDAYGHFFYRFAQGESGADVYDRVGAFLESLYRSFEAEDHPENVLLVTHGLTMRLFCMRWFHWSVAEFEALSNPGNGEYRVLLLGPDGRYRMDRPFERWTTAEPYDLDG, from the coding sequence ATGGTTCGACCACGGCGCATCGTCCTTGTCCGACACGGGGAATCGGAGGGGAACGCCGATGACACGGTGTACGAGCGGGAGCCCGACCACGCCCTGAGGCTGACCCGCGCCGGCCGCGAGCAGGCCGCGGAGGCCGGCGTCCGGCTCCGGGAGCTCTTCGGCGGCGAGCACGTCAGCGCGTACGTCTCCCCGTACCGCCGGACCCTGCAGACCTTCCGGGAGCTGCGGCTGGACCCGGCGCGCGTCCGGATGCGCGAGGAGCCGAGGCTGCGCGAGCAGGACTGGGGCAACTGGCAGGAGCGGGAAGACGTACGGCTGCAGAAGGCGTACCGGGACGCGTACGGCCACTTCTTCTACCGCTTCGCGCAGGGGGAGTCGGGCGCGGACGTCTACGACCGGGTCGGGGCCTTCCTGGAGAGCCTCTACCGCAGCTTCGAAGCCGAGGACCACCCGGAGAACGTCCTGCTGGTGACGCACGGTCTGACGATGAGACTGTTCTGCATGCGCTGGTTCCATTGGTCCGTGGCCGAGTTCGAAGCCCTCTCCAACCCCGGGAACGGCGAATACCGGGTCCTGCTGCTCGGACCCGACGGGCGGTACCGGATGGACCGCCCGTTTGAGCGGTGGACCACAGCCGAGCCCTACGACCTGGACGGCTAG
- the lexA gene encoding transcriptional repressor LexA, with product MTTTADSATITAQNRSQSRLEPVHAMNDASLNPEAEPVRPARSMPGRPPGIRADSSGLTDRQRRVIEVIRDSVQRRGYPPSMREIGQAVGLSSTSSVAHQLMALERKGFLRRDPHRPRAYEVRGSDQPSSQPTDTTGKPAASYVPLVGRIAAGGPILAEESVEDVFPLPRQLVGDGELFCLKVVGDSMIEAAICDGDWVTVRRQPVAENGDIVAAMLDGEATVKRFKREDGHVWLLPHNAAYQPIPGDEATILGKVVAVLRRV from the coding sequence GTGACCACCACCGCAGACAGTGCCACCATCACTGCCCAGAACCGCTCCCAGAGCCGACTCGAGCCGGTGCATGCCATGAATGACGCAAGCCTGAACCCGGAGGCGGAGCCCGTACGCCCCGCACGCTCGATGCCAGGGCGACCTCCAGGCATCCGCGCCGACAGCTCCGGACTCACGGACCGGCAGCGCAGGGTCATCGAGGTCATTCGCGACTCGGTGCAGCGGCGCGGCTACCCGCCGTCGATGCGGGAGATCGGCCAGGCGGTCGGCCTGTCCAGCACGTCGTCGGTGGCGCACCAGCTGATGGCCCTGGAGCGCAAGGGCTTCCTGCGCCGCGATCCGCACCGCCCGCGGGCCTACGAGGTGCGCGGGTCCGACCAGCCCAGCTCGCAGCCCACCGACACCACGGGCAAGCCCGCCGCCTCGTACGTGCCCCTGGTCGGCCGGATCGCGGCCGGTGGCCCGATCCTCGCCGAGGAGTCGGTGGAGGACGTGTTCCCGCTCCCCCGCCAGCTGGTCGGTGACGGCGAACTGTTCTGCCTCAAGGTCGTCGGCGACTCGATGATCGAAGCCGCGATCTGTGACGGCGACTGGGTCACGGTCCGTCGCCAGCCGGTCGCGGAGAACGGCGACATCGTCGCAGCCATGCTCGACGGCGAGGCCACGGTCAAGCGGTTCAAGCGCGAGGACGGCCATGTCTGGCTGCTCCCGCACAACGCCGCGTACCAGCCGATCCCCGGCGACGAGGCCACCATCCTGGGCAAGGTCGTCGCCGTACTGCGCCGGGTCTGA
- a CDS encoding isochorismatase family protein, with protein sequence MIASVTSALILVDLMPRIIALPVAPHSGERVLDRCRLLAEAFRAAGRPVVAVRVERPGVSEQPPGSGFADGLVQPGDVVIVKRTVGAFHGTGLDDRLRGLGVDTLVLAGLVTTMGVESTARAASDHGYELEFVADAMSGFAADEHDFTVEKIFPRFGDVHDTAHYV encoded by the coding sequence ATGATCGCCTCCGTGACGTCCGCACTGATCCTCGTCGACCTGATGCCCCGCATCATCGCCCTGCCCGTGGCACCGCACTCAGGTGAGCGGGTCCTGGACCGCTGTCGCCTGCTCGCCGAGGCGTTCAGGGCGGCCGGCCGGCCGGTGGTGGCGGTTCGGGTGGAGCGGCCCGGCGTGAGCGAGCAGCCTCCGGGCAGCGGCTTCGCCGACGGTCTGGTCCAGCCCGGGGACGTCGTGATCGTCAAGCGCACCGTCGGCGCGTTCCACGGCACCGGCCTGGACGACCGACTGCGCGGTCTCGGCGTGGACACGCTGGTGCTCGCCGGACTGGTCACCACGATGGGGGTCGAGTCCACCGCGCGGGCCGCGAGCGATCACGGCTACGAGCTGGAGTTCGTCGCCGACGCCATGTCCGGGTTCGCCGCCGACGAGCACGACTTCACCGTGGAGAAGATCTTTCCGCGGTTCGGCGACGTGCACGACACCGCGCACTACGTCTGA
- a CDS encoding arylamine N-acetyltransferase: MWSGDELDLDAYLARIGWDGGELRADLATLKAVHRAHTGAITFESLDVLLGRPIELEVKAIEGKLVHAGRGGYCYEQNTLLAAVLERIGFEVSGRGARNRTRGDSLLAVTHAMLVVTVDGEPWLCDAGFGWQTPREPVPLSRPGTEARQGEWVFRVREEADGVLVLCVSREGTWRDLYAFSPQPYHPVDYVVLNHYTSSHPRSAFVGQVIVQRPGDSARVALVGRELTRLRPDGRVERREVASDGLLALLDREFGLRLPERDASELLRMYRAGD; encoded by the coding sequence ATGTGGAGCGGTGACGAGCTGGACCTGGACGCCTATCTGGCGAGGATCGGCTGGGACGGTGGGGAACTCCGGGCGGACCTGGCGACGTTGAAGGCAGTACACCGGGCCCACACCGGTGCGATCACCTTCGAGAGTCTGGACGTGCTGCTCGGCCGCCCCATCGAGCTGGAGGTCAAGGCGATCGAGGGGAAGCTCGTGCACGCCGGCCGCGGCGGCTACTGCTACGAGCAGAACACGCTGCTGGCCGCCGTCCTGGAGCGGATCGGCTTCGAGGTCTCCGGGCGCGGCGCCCGCAACCGCACCCGGGGGGATTCCCTGCTCGCGGTGACGCACGCGATGCTCGTCGTCACGGTGGACGGGGAACCCTGGCTCTGCGACGCCGGGTTCGGCTGGCAGACGCCGCGCGAGCCCGTGCCGCTGTCGCGCCCCGGCACCGAAGCGCGGCAGGGGGAGTGGGTGTTCCGCGTCCGGGAGGAGGCGGACGGAGTCCTCGTGCTCTGCGTGTCGCGCGAGGGCACCTGGCGCGACCTGTACGCCTTCTCGCCGCAGCCCTACCACCCCGTCGACTACGTGGTCCTGAACCACTACACCTCCTCGCACCCCCGCTCCGCCTTCGTCGGCCAGGTCATCGTCCAGCGCCCGGGCGACTCCGCTCGGGTGGCCCTCGTGGGCCGGGAGCTCACGCGGCTGCGGCCCGACGGGCGGGTTGAGCGGCGGGAAGTCGCCTCGGACGGGCTGCTCGCCCTGCTCGACCGGGAGTTCGGGCTTCGGCTGCCCGAGCGGGACGCGTCCGAACTCCTGCGGATGTACCGCGCCGGGGACTGA
- a CDS encoding vitamin B12-dependent ribonucleotide reductase: MTETASSSARGSRSKGTKTAKSGLRIERIHTTPGVHPYDEVTWARRDVVMTNWRDGSVNFEQRGVEFPDFWSVNAVNIVTSKYFRGAVGTPQRETGLKQLIDRIVKTYTKAGEDFDYFTSPADAEIFEHELTYALLHQIFSFNSPVWFNVGTAQPQQVSACFILAVDDSMESILDWYKEEGMIFKGGSGAGLNLSRIRSSKELLSSGGNASGPVSFMRGADASAGTIKSGGATRRAAKMVVLDVDHPDVEDFIATKVKEEEKIRALRDAGFDMDLGGDDITSVQYQNANNSVRVNDEFMTAVENGTEFGLRARMTGEVIETVDAKSLFRKLAEAAWACADPGIQYDGVINNWHTCPESGRITASNPCSEYMHLDNTSCNLASLNLMKFLNDDGKGNQSFDAERFAKVVELVITAMDISICFADFPTQKIGENTRAFRQLGIGYANLGALLMATGHAYDSDGGRTLAASITSLMTGTAYKRSAELAAIVGPYDGYARNAESHKRVMKQHADANAVAPRTEDLDNIIWAAATEAWQDVIHLGEKNGFRNSQASVLAPTGTIGLAMSCDTTGVEPDLALVKFKKLVGGGSMQIVNGTVPQALRRMGYQEEQIEAIVAHIAEHGVVVDAPGLKQEHYSVFDCAMGERSISAMGHVRMMAAIQPWISGAISKTVNMPETATVEEIEEIYFEAWKLGVKALAIYRDNCKVGQPLSAKKKEEEKVEVTAKAEDTIRTAVEKVIEYRPVRKRLPKGRPGITTSFTVGGAEGYMTANSYPDDGLGEVFLKMSKQGSTLAGMMDAFSIAVSVGLQYGVPLETYVAKFTNMRFEPAGMTDDPDVRMAQSIVDYIFRRVALDFLPFETRSALGIHSAEERQRHLDTGSYEPLEEELDTESLTLSAPVAPLVAVPAAPAPKPVAVAQVPAPKTAHSNAELVEMQLGVSADAPLCFSCGTKMQRAGSCYICEGCGSTSGCS; the protein is encoded by the coding sequence ATGACAGAGACGGCGAGCAGCTCGGCACGAGGTTCCCGCTCCAAGGGAACCAAGACTGCCAAGAGCGGCCTGCGTATCGAGCGCATCCACACCACCCCGGGCGTGCACCCGTACGACGAGGTGACCTGGGCGCGCCGCGACGTCGTCATGACCAACTGGCGCGACGGCTCGGTCAACTTCGAGCAGCGTGGCGTCGAGTTCCCCGACTTCTGGTCGGTGAACGCGGTCAACATCGTGACCAGCAAGTACTTCCGGGGCGCGGTCGGCACCCCGCAGCGCGAGACCGGTCTGAAGCAGCTCATCGACCGGATCGTGAAGACCTACACCAAGGCCGGCGAGGACTTCGACTACTTCACGTCGCCCGCCGACGCGGAGATCTTCGAGCACGAGCTGACCTACGCGCTCCTGCACCAGATCTTCAGCTTCAACTCGCCGGTGTGGTTCAACGTCGGCACGGCCCAGCCGCAGCAGGTCTCCGCCTGCTTCATCCTCGCCGTCGACGACTCCATGGAGTCGATCCTCGACTGGTACAAGGAAGAGGGCATGATCTTCAAGGGCGGCTCCGGCGCCGGCCTGAACCTCTCCCGCATCCGGTCCTCCAAGGAGCTCCTCTCCTCCGGCGGCAACGCCTCCGGTCCGGTCTCCTTCATGCGCGGCGCCGACGCGTCCGCCGGAACGATCAAGTCGGGCGGCGCCACCCGCCGCGCGGCCAAGATGGTCGTCCTGGACGTGGACCACCCGGACGTCGAGGACTTCATCGCGACCAAGGTGAAGGAAGAGGAGAAGATCCGCGCCCTGCGCGACGCGGGCTTCGACATGGACCTGGGCGGCGACGACATCACGTCCGTCCAGTACCAGAACGCCAACAACTCCGTCCGCGTGAACGACGAGTTCATGACGGCCGTCGAGAACGGCACCGAATTCGGCCTGCGCGCCCGCATGACCGGCGAGGTCATCGAGACGGTCGACGCCAAGTCGCTCTTCCGCAAGCTCGCCGAGGCCGCTTGGGCCTGCGCCGACCCGGGCATCCAGTACGACGGTGTGATCAACAACTGGCACACCTGCCCCGAGTCCGGCCGCATCACCGCGTCCAACCCCTGCAGCGAGTACATGCACCTGGACAACACGTCCTGCAACCTCGCCTCGCTCAACCTCATGAAGTTCCTGAACGACGATGGCAAGGGCAACCAGTCCTTCGACGCCGAGCGCTTCGCCAAGGTCGTCGAGCTGGTCATCACCGCGATGGACATCTCCATCTGCTTCGCGGACTTCCCGACGCAGAAGATCGGCGAGAACACCCGCGCCTTCCGCCAGCTGGGCATCGGCTACGCCAACCTCGGCGCCCTGCTGATGGCCACCGGGCACGCGTACGACTCGGACGGCGGCCGCACCCTCGCCGCCTCGATCACCTCGCTGATGACCGGTACCGCGTACAAGCGCTCCGCCGAGCTGGCCGCGATCGTCGGCCCGTACGACGGCTACGCCCGCAACGCCGAGTCGCACAAGCGCGTCATGAAGCAGCACGCCGACGCCAACGCCGTCGCGCCGCGCACCGAGGACCTGGACAACATCATCTGGGCCGCGGCCACCGAGGCCTGGCAGGACGTGATCCACCTCGGCGAGAAGAACGGCTTCCGCAACTCGCAGGCCTCCGTCCTCGCGCCCACCGGCACCATCGGTCTCGCGATGTCCTGTGACACCACCGGTGTCGAGCCGGACCTGGCCCTGGTCAAGTTCAAGAAGCTCGTCGGCGGCGGCTCGATGCAGATCGTCAACGGCACCGTGCCGCAGGCCCTGCGCCGCATGGGCTACCAGGAAGAGCAGATCGAGGCGATCGTCGCCCACATCGCCGAGCACGGCGTGGTCGTCGACGCCCCGGGCCTGAAGCAGGAGCACTACTCGGTCTTCGACTGCGCGATGGGCGAGCGCTCCATCTCCGCGATGGGCCACGTCCGCATGATGGCCGCGATCCAGCCCTGGATCTCCGGCGCGATCTCCAAGACGGTCAACATGCCGGAGACGGCGACCGTCGAGGAGATCGAGGAGATCTACTTCGAGGCGTGGAAGCTGGGCGTCAAGGCGCTCGCGATCTACCGCGACAACTGCAAGGTCGGCCAGCCCCTCTCCGCGAAGAAGAAGGAAGAGGAGAAGGTGGAGGTCACCGCCAAGGCGGAGGACACCATCCGGACGGCCGTCGAGAAGGTCATCGAGTACCGCCCGGTCCGCAAGCGCCTTCCGAAGGGCCGCCCGGGGATCACCACGTCCTTCACGGTCGGTGGCGCCGAGGGCTACATGACCGCGAACTCCTACCCGGACGACGGTCTCGGCGAGGTCTTCCTGAAGATGTCCAAGCAGGGTTCGACCCTCGCGGGCATGATGGACGCCTTCTCGATCGCGGTCTCGGTCGGTCTGCAGTACGGCGTCCCGCTGGAGACGTACGTCGCGAAGTTCACGAACATGCGCTTCGAGCCGGCCGGTATGACGGACGACCCGGACGTGCGGATGGCGCAGTCGATCGTCGACTACATCTTCCGCCGCGTGGCGCTCGACTTCCTGCCCTTCGAGACCCGCTCGGCCCTCGGCATCCACTCCGCCGAGGAGCGTCAGCGCCACCTCGACACGGGCTCCTACGAGCCCCTCGAGGAGGAGCTCGACACCGAGTCCCTGACCCTGTCGGCCCCCGTGGCCCCGCTGGTCGCGGTCCCGGCCGCCCCGGCCCCGAAGCCGGTCGCGGTCGCCCAGGTCCCGGCCCCCAAGACGGCGCACTCCAACGCCGAACTGGTCGAGATGCAGCTCGGCGTCTCCGCCGACGCCCCGCTCTGCTTCTCCTGCGGCACGAAGATGCAGCGCGCCGGCTCCTGCTACATCTGCGAGGGCTGCGGCTCCACCAGCGGCTGCAGCTGA
- a CDS encoding ADP-ribosylglycohydrolase family protein → MTSDSSSERRYARAMASLRGLALGDALGSQYFVPVNYPLLKRRELPAGTDPWQWTDDTEMACSVVAVLAGHGRVDQDALAASFAHHHDFDRGYGPAVNRMLRLIREGADWRTLAAELFNGQGSWGNGAAMRVAPLGAWYADDPEQATHQAEISAYTTHQHREAVCGAMAVAAAAALAAAPDGPPKAADLLDGVIALVPRSAVGAGLRRARGMLDYDDATTVAAVLGCGRRTSAHDTVPFALWSAARSLDDYERAFWTTAQVGGDVDTTCAIVGGVLGARGDAVLPQAWLARTEALPAWLPDIS, encoded by the coding sequence ATGACCTCTGACTCCTCTTCCGAAAGGCGCTACGCACGCGCCATGGCCAGCCTTCGAGGCCTGGCCCTGGGTGACGCCCTGGGCTCCCAGTACTTCGTCCCCGTGAACTACCCGCTGCTCAAGCGGCGCGAGCTGCCCGCCGGAACCGATCCGTGGCAGTGGACGGACGACACCGAGATGGCCTGCTCGGTGGTGGCCGTACTCGCCGGGCACGGACGGGTCGACCAGGACGCGCTGGCCGCCTCCTTCGCCCACCACCACGACTTCGACCGCGGCTACGGGCCCGCCGTGAACCGGATGCTGCGCCTGATCCGCGAGGGCGCGGACTGGCGCACGCTCGCCGCCGAACTGTTCAACGGGCAGGGCTCGTGGGGCAACGGCGCGGCCATGCGGGTCGCCCCGCTGGGTGCCTGGTACGCCGACGACCCGGAGCAGGCCACCCACCAGGCGGAGATCTCCGCCTACACCACCCACCAGCACCGCGAAGCGGTGTGCGGGGCGATGGCCGTGGCCGCCGCGGCCGCTCTGGCCGCCGCTCCGGACGGGCCGCCGAAGGCCGCCGACCTGCTGGACGGGGTCATCGCGCTGGTTCCGCGCAGCGCGGTGGGTGCCGGTCTGCGCAGGGCGCGCGGCATGCTGGACTACGACGACGCGACGACCGTCGCGGCCGTCCTGGGCTGCGGGCGGCGCACCAGCGCCCACGACACCGTGCCCTTCGCCCTGTGGTCGGCGGCGCGGAGCCTGGACGATTACGAGCGGGCCTTCTGGACCACAGCCCAGGTCGGCGGCGACGTGGACACCACCTGCGCGATCGTCGGCGGGGTGCTGGGCGCGCGCGGGGACGCGGTGCTCCCGCAGGCCTGGCTGGCACGGACCGAGGCCCTGCCTGCCTGGCTGCCGGACATCTCCTGA
- the thpR gene encoding RNA 2',3'-cyclic phosphodiesterase encodes MNEQIQPATVRLFVALAPPDEAKDELARALRPAYEAYPHMRWNRIEDWHITLAFLGELPVGAASLLQPPLAELAAARGPVRLGLRGGGHFGERVLWSGIDGDVDGLHLLATDVRAVVKECGIPFEDRPLRPHLTLARARRNDASSAVEAAAGLAGFTGRPWPTERLHLVGSNIGRGPGAIHYRDIEAWNLGGGHPA; translated from the coding sequence GTGAACGAACAGATCCAGCCCGCGACCGTTCGCCTCTTCGTCGCCCTCGCCCCGCCCGACGAAGCGAAGGACGAACTGGCGCGAGCGCTCCGCCCCGCCTACGAGGCGTACCCGCACATGCGGTGGAACCGCATCGAGGACTGGCACATCACGCTCGCGTTCCTCGGCGAACTCCCGGTCGGGGCCGCCTCGCTGCTGCAGCCTCCGCTGGCGGAGCTCGCGGCGGCGCGCGGGCCCGTACGACTGGGCCTGCGCGGCGGCGGGCACTTCGGCGAGCGGGTGCTGTGGAGCGGGATCGACGGTGACGTGGACGGGCTGCACCTGCTCGCCACGGACGTGCGCGCCGTGGTCAAGGAGTGCGGCATCCCCTTCGAGGACCGGCCGCTGCGCCCCCATCTGACGTTGGCCCGCGCCCGCCGGAACGATGCCTCTTCCGCCGTGGAGGCCGCCGCCGGACTGGCCGGGTTCACCGGCCGGCCGTGGCCGACGGAGCGCCTGCACCTGGTCGGCAGCAACATCGGCCGCGGTCCGGGAGCGATCCACTACCGCGACATCGAGGCGTGGAACCTCGGCGGCGGGCACCCGGCCTGA
- a CDS encoding M48 family metallopeptidase, translating into METIGDLVRRAVRSCPECGAGVPVDERYVVWCAACDWNVDPGAPDPEGGRIAAARRRMARKHGEQLAAEMERSGESGQSSASRRSGEAFGPVKHDANTVVAFGIALLVNGVTVFLAVAGVLLLLLGWGAGILPAIGALMLGLAWLMRPRRPRLPKDGPVLYRADAPELFALIDDVADVVGTTGVHVVVVDTDANASVTNYGLRARRLLTIGLGLWEILSPHERVALLGHELGHFANGDTRRGAFMDDALRALAMWNYVLTPLPHSGLVDRIMAVLMWLPRWTVFGLLTLLDHLTLRQSQRAEYLADRSAARAGSTEAAAALMDRLLVCGSVGDFLRRESVGARTKVRLGGRDGRADGGRPEDGLWERLAANFADMPEHEYERLRRVAALRGHSVDATHPPTHLRRRCAAVHGPFAPQVPYAAARAAAVAGELAPARAVLAREVIRDHAG; encoded by the coding sequence GTGGAAACAATCGGTGACCTGGTGCGACGTGCCGTCCGGTCATGTCCGGAGTGCGGGGCGGGCGTGCCCGTCGACGAGCGGTACGTCGTCTGGTGCGCGGCCTGCGACTGGAACGTGGATCCGGGTGCGCCCGATCCGGAGGGCGGCCGGATCGCCGCCGCCCGGCGGCGGATGGCCCGGAAGCACGGGGAGCAGCTCGCGGCCGAGATGGAGCGGTCCGGCGAGTCAGGCCAGTCCAGCGCCTCCCGCCGGTCCGGCGAGGCCTTCGGACCCGTGAAGCACGACGCGAATACGGTCGTGGCGTTCGGGATCGCCCTGCTCGTGAACGGCGTGACCGTGTTCCTCGCGGTGGCGGGGGTCCTGCTGCTGCTCCTGGGCTGGGGCGCCGGGATCCTGCCGGCGATCGGCGCGCTGATGCTGGGCCTGGCTTGGCTGATGCGGCCGCGGCGCCCGCGCCTCCCGAAGGACGGGCCCGTGCTGTACCGGGCGGACGCGCCGGAGCTCTTCGCGCTGATCGACGACGTCGCGGATGTCGTCGGGACGACCGGCGTGCACGTGGTGGTGGTCGACACCGACGCCAACGCCTCGGTCACGAACTACGGCCTGAGGGCGCGGCGGCTCCTCACCATCGGCCTCGGGCTGTGGGAGATCCTCTCGCCCCACGAGCGGGTGGCCCTGCTCGGTCACGAGCTGGGCCACTTCGCCAACGGGGACACCCGCCGGGGCGCCTTCATGGACGACGCGCTGCGCGCCCTGGCCATGTGGAACTACGTCCTGACGCCCCTCCCGCACAGCGGGCTCGTGGACCGGATCATGGCCGTGCTGATGTGGCTGCCCCGGTGGACCGTCTTCGGGCTGCTGACGCTCCTGGACCACCTGACCCTGCGCCAGTCGCAGCGCGCGGAGTACCTGGCCGACCGGAGTGCGGCCCGGGCCGGCTCCACGGAGGCGGCCGCGGCGCTGATGGACCGGCTCTTGGTGTGCGGGTCCGTCGGGGACTTCCTGCGGCGGGAGTCAGTGGGTGCCCGGACCAAGGTCAGGCTGGGCGGACGGGACGGGCGCGCGGACGGCGGGCGGCCCGAGGACGGGTTGTGGGAGCGGCTCGCCGCGAACTTCGCCGACATGCCGGAGCACGAGTACGAGCGCCTGCGGCGGGTCGCGGCCCTGCGCGGGCACAGCGTCGATGCCACGCACCCGCCGACCCACCTGCGCCGCCGGTGCGCCGCGGTGCACGGCCCCTTCGCACCGCAGGTCCCGTACGCCGCCGCGCGCGCGGCCGCGGTGGCCGGCGAACTGGCCCCGGCCCGGGCCGTACTGGCCCGGGAGGTCATCCGCGACCACGCGGGCTGA
- the nrdR gene encoding transcriptional regulator NrdR: MHCPFCRHPDSRVVDSRTTDDGTSIRRRRQCPDCSRRFTTVETASLMVIKRSGVTEPFSRTKVISGVRKACQGRPVTEDALAKLGQRVEEALRATGSAELTTHDVGLAILGPLQELDLVAYLRFASVYKAFDTLEDFETAITELRVPRSHPEECEPGGTVPVPVPASAAD; encoded by the coding sequence ATGCACTGCCCCTTCTGCAGGCACCCCGACAGCCGTGTCGTCGACAGTCGGACCACCGACGACGGCACGTCGATCCGCCGGCGCCGCCAGTGCCCCGACTGCTCCCGTCGCTTCACGACGGTGGAGACGGCCTCGCTGATGGTGATCAAGCGCAGCGGGGTGACCGAACCCTTCAGCCGTACCAAGGTCATCTCCGGCGTGCGCAAGGCGTGCCAGGGGCGGCCGGTCACCGAGGACGCCCTCGCCAAGCTCGGCCAGCGGGTCGAGGAGGCGTTGCGCGCCACCGGTAGCGCCGAGCTGACCACCCACGACGTGGGTCTGGCCATACTCGGCCCGTTGCAGGAGCTCGACCTGGTCGCGTACCTCCGGTTCGCGTCCGTTTACAAGGCGTTCGACACACTCGAAGACTTCGAGACCGCCATCACGGAACTCCGTGTGCCGCGGTCTCACCCCGAAGAGTGCGAGCCCGGTGGGACCGTTCCGGTCCCCGTGCCCGCCTCCGCCGCCGACTGA